From one Sulfurimonas sp. genomic stretch:
- a CDS encoding acetolactate synthase large subunit, with the protein MQINGAQMVIEALIEEGVETVFGYPGGAIMNVYDEIYKQDKFHHILTRHEQAAVHAAEGYAKASGKVGVAMITSGPGFTNAVTGLADAYMDSIPLVVISGQVPMSLIGTDAFQEIDAVGISRSCTKHNYLVTCAADLPRILKEAFYIAASGRPGPVHVDIPKDVTAEIAEFDYTVELDLETYKPHTKGNPRQIKKAIEAMSKAKRPLFYLGGGVINSNAAYDVRELVAKTGIPAVETFMARGTLSHDDELLVGMLGMHGSYASNMAMSETDLVIALGARFDDRVTGKLSEFAKNAGVIHVDIDPASISKLVNADYPIVGDVKCVVQDMLELSDRIDSKKYVQWRDTIAKFDELHPLMYHEDSERIKPQWVVERVGELLGDDANISTDVGQHQMWTAQFYPFSRPRQFMSSGGLGTMGFGFPAAMGVKAATPEKISINFTGDGSILMNVQELMTAVEKKLPVINIILNNNYLGMVRQWQTLFYDKRHSETDLSIQPDFVKLAEAFGGAGYRVSTKEEFDAALKDAIKKDVVTFIEVSVERLENVLPMVPAGGSLFNMMLLEKKGDK; encoded by the coding sequence ATGCAAATAAATGGCGCTCAAATGGTCATAGAAGCTTTAATTGAAGAGGGTGTTGAAACTGTTTTTGGATACCCTGGTGGAGCCATCATGAATGTCTACGATGAAATTTATAAACAGGATAAGTTTCATCACATACTAACTCGTCATGAACAAGCTGCTGTTCATGCTGCAGAAGGTTACGCTAAAGCAAGCGGTAAAGTTGGTGTAGCTATGATTACATCAGGTCCTGGTTTTACAAACGCAGTAACAGGTTTAGCAGATGCATATATGGATTCAATCCCTTTGGTTGTAATCTCGGGTCAAGTACCAATGAGTCTAATCGGTACAGACGCATTTCAAGAGATCGATGCAGTTGGAATCAGCCGCTCATGTACTAAGCATAACTATCTGGTAACTTGTGCAGCAGATCTGCCAAGAATTTTAAAAGAGGCTTTTTATATAGCAGCTTCAGGTCGTCCAGGTCCTGTTCATGTTGATATTCCAAAAGACGTAACTGCTGAGATAGCAGAGTTTGATTATACTGTAGAACTTGACTTAGAGACATATAAACCTCATACTAAGGGTAATCCTCGTCAGATCAAAAAAGCTATAGAAGCTATGAGTAAGGCTAAGCGCCCACTGTTTTATTTAGGTGGTGGTGTTATTAATTCAAATGCAGCTTATGATGTTAGAGAGCTTGTAGCTAAAACAGGTATACCTGCAGTAGAGACTTTTATGGCTCGTGGAACTCTAAGTCACGATGATGAGTTATTAGTAGGTATGCTTGGTATGCACGGTTCATATGCATCTAATATGGCTATGAGTGAGACAGATTTAGTTATCGCGCTTGGTGCTAGATTTGATGACCGTGTAACTGGTAAACTTAGTGAATTTGCTAAAAATGCAGGTGTTATACATGTAGATATCGATCCGGCATCTATCTCAAAACTTGTAAATGCAGATTATCCGATTGTTGGTGATGTTAAGTGCGTTGTTCAAGATATGTTAGAACTTAGTGATAGAATCGATTCTAAAAAATATGTTCAATGGCGTGATACTATTGCTAAGTTTGATGAGCTTCATCCATTAATGTATCATGAAGACAGTGAAAGAATTAAACCTCAATGGGTAGTTGAACGTGTTGGTGAATTACTTGGAGATGATGCTAATATCTCAACAGATGTTGGTCAGCACCAAATGTGGACAGCTCAGTTTTATCCATTTAGCAGACCTCGCCAGTTTATGAGTTCTGGTGGTTTAGGTACTATGGGATTTGGTTTCCCTGCGGCTATGGGTGTTAAAGCAGCAACTCCAGAGAAAATTAGTATTAACTTTACTGGTGATGGTTCTATTTTAATGAATGTTCAAGAGTTAATGACGGCTGTTGAGAAGAAACTGCCTGTTATAAATATTATTTTAAATAACAATTATCTTGGAATGGTTCGTCAGTGGCAGACACTTTTTTATGATAAGCGTCACTCTGAAACAGATCTAAGCATCCAGCCTGATTTTGTAAAACTAGCAGAGGCTTTTGGTGGGGCAGGTTATAGGGTTTCAACTAAAGAAGAGTTTGATGCTGCACTTAAAGACGCAATAAAGAAAGATGTAGTAACTTTTATAGAAGTTAGCGTTGAGAGACTTGAAAACGTTCTTCCAATGGTTCCTGCAGGCGGTAGTTTATTTAATATGATGTTATTAGAAAAGAAAGGAGATAAATAA
- the ilvA gene encoding threonine ammonia-lyase produces the protein MIDLKNIYEAKEAIKGIVLDTPFSYAPQMSEYSGLEVYLKKENLQITGAFKIRGAYNKIASLDKSQMECGVIAASAGNHAQGVALSASKFGIRAVIVMPESTPLTKVNGVKHLGGEVILHGSNYDEAYAYAMGFAKENSLTFIHPFEDEKVIAGQGTVALEILDKCEKLDAIVVPVGGGGLISGIASAVKQINKDIKVIGVGASGAPALKNSFDTGIPQDSLSVRTIADGIAVRDTSKITLDHMLGSVDEFISVDDEEIASAILFLLEKQKLVVEGAGSVGVAAAIHGKLKHLKGKNVAIVLSGGNLDVTLLNVIIEKGLLKSHRKMNVTVTLVDKPGSLKRFTEILEELSANIVHISYDRTSISLDYGDANVTVHMETKGEEHQNEIRERLEKEGYLRR, from the coding sequence TTGATAGATTTAAAAAATATATATGAAGCAAAAGAAGCGATAAAGGGTATAGTTTTAGATACACCTTTTTCTTATGCTCCTCAAATGAGTGAATACTCAGGACTTGAGGTTTATTTAAAAAAAGAAAACCTTCAAATAACAGGTGCATTTAAAATTCGTGGAGCTTATAATAAAATAGCTTCTTTAGACAAATCTCAAATGGAGTGCGGTGTTATAGCTGCGAGTGCAGGAAATCATGCTCAAGGTGTTGCTCTCTCAGCATCAAAATTTGGAATCCGTGCTGTTATTGTTATGCCTGAATCTACACCTCTAACAAAGGTAAATGGTGTAAAACATCTTGGTGGAGAAGTTATTTTACATGGTTCTAATTATGATGAAGCATATGCTTATGCAATGGGATTTGCAAAAGAAAATTCACTAACTTTTATACACCCTTTTGAAGATGAAAAAGTTATAGCAGGTCAGGGGACTGTAGCTTTAGAGATCTTAGACAAGTGTGAAAAACTAGACGCCATAGTAGTTCCAGTAGGAGGAGGCGGACTTATCTCAGGAATAGCCTCTGCAGTTAAACAGATCAATAAAGATATTAAAGTTATTGGAGTTGGTGCCAGCGGTGCTCCTGCGCTTAAGAACTCATTTGACACAGGTATACCGCAAGACAGCTTAAGTGTTAGAACAATTGCCGATGGTATAGCTGTTCGTGATACATCAAAAATTACTTTAGATCATATGCTTGGGAGTGTTGATGAATTTATAAGTGTTGATGATGAAGAGATAGCTAGTGCAATATTATTTTTACTAGAAAAACAAAAACTTGTTGTGGAAGGTGCAGGAAGTGTAGGTGTTGCGGCAGCTATACACGGAAAGTTAAAGCATCTAAAAGGTAAAAATGTAGCCATTGTATTAAGCGGCGGTAATTTGGATGTTACGCTTTTAAATGTAATTATCGAAAAAGGTTTATTAAAATCACACAGAAAAATGAACGTTACGGTGACACTTGTAGATAAGCCTGGTTCGTTAAAACGCTTTACTGAGATACTTGAAGAGTTGAGTGCAAACATTGTACATATATCTTATGACAGAACTTCTATTTCCCTTGATTATGGTGATGCAAACGTTACAGTACATATGGAGACAAAAGGTGAAGAACATCAAAATGAGATAAGAGAGAGACTTGAAAAAGAGGGCTATTTAAGAAGATAA
- a CDS encoding CoA-binding protein produces MECEFPTVNSNNEEILEILDSVKTIAMIGLSPDESKASNMVAKFLQDRGYKIVPVYPKGETILGEKVYRSLLEIPFEIDMVDIFRKPDVFDAVADACIERGDVKVFWGQLGLVNNAAAKKAEDAGMRVVQNHCPKIELQNR; encoded by the coding sequence ATGGAATGCGAATTTCCTACAGTTAACTCAAATAATGAAGAAATTTTAGAGATTTTAGACAGTGTTAAAACAATAGCTATGATCGGTTTATCACCTGATGAGAGCAAAGCAAGTAATATGGTTGCTAAGTTCTTACAAGACAGAGGTTACAAAATTGTACCGGTATATCCTAAAGGGGAAACTATATTAGGTGAAAAAGTATATCGTTCACTTCTGGAGATACCTTTTGAAATTGATATGGTAGATATTTTTAGAAAACCGGATGTATTTGATGCTGTGGCAGATGCGTGTATTGAACGCGGAGATGTTAAAGTATTCTGGGGTCAGTTAGGTCTTGTAAATAATGCAGCAGCTAAAAAAGCTGAAGATGCCGGGATGAGAGTTGTGCAAAACCATTGTCCGAAAATAGAATTACAAAACAGATAG
- a CDS encoding TIGR02757 family protein produces MSEKNSINSIKKRLDEEVEKRNQVGEVSEDKLDPIFVAYRHKDPTISLICALFAYGNVKQIVKFLDSLDFTLLKKSDDEIQEALKDHYYRFQKAEDVIALFIALKRLEEKDSLEDVFKRGYLVNNNLIEGINELISTIKELYPHESQGYNFLISKVTTKTKGSGALKRWMMYLRWMVRYDNIDMGLWSGVDPKDLIIPLDTHTFNVGKKLGLLKRKTYDLQAAIELTDTLKTFDEKDPLKYDFALYRLGQESIV; encoded by the coding sequence GTGAGCGAAAAAAACTCTATCAACTCCATTAAAAAACGCCTCGATGAAGAGGTAGAAAAAAGAAACCAAGTCGGTGAAGTATCAGAAGATAAGTTAGATCCTATATTTGTAGCATACAGACATAAAGATCCGACGATCTCTCTTATTTGTGCACTTTTTGCATATGGAAATGTAAAGCAGATTGTTAAGTTCTTAGATTCACTAGATTTTACTCTGCTTAAAAAGAGTGATGATGAAATACAAGAAGCGCTAAAAGATCACTACTACAGATTCCAAAAAGCCGAGGATGTAATAGCACTTTTTATTGCCTTAAAACGATTGGAAGAAAAAGATAGCTTAGAAGATGTATTTAAAAGAGGGTATCTAGTAAACAATAATCTTATAGAGGGTATAAATGAACTTATATCTACTATAAAAGAACTTTATCCTCATGAATCTCAGGGCTATAACTTTCTAATATCTAAAGTGACTACAAAAACAAAAGGCAGCGGTGCATTAAAACGCTGGATGATGTATCTTAGATGGATGGTAAGATACGACAATATAGATATGGGTCTGTGGAGCGGAGTAGATCCAAAAGATCTAATCATCCCACTTGATACACATACATTTAATGTAGGTAAAAAGCTTGGTCTTTTAAAAAGAAAGACATATGATCTTCAAGCTGCAATAGAACTTACAGATACGTTAAAAACTTTTGATGAAAAAGATCCATTAAAATATGATTTTGCACTCTATAGACTTGGACAAGAATCAATCGTCTAA